One window of Carassius auratus strain Wakin chromosome 17, ASM336829v1, whole genome shotgun sequence genomic DNA carries:
- the zfp36l1a gene encoding mRNA decay activator protein ZFP36L1a: protein MTTAVVSPFFDFSEVISNKNKMLNYNNNILSTPHPVSVPCTGPSLPISNPTGCLLDRKAVGTPATCGVYQRRHSVTSGSTKLNQNQFLNIAKADPSLLGSGMGTTGSSNKENRLRDRSFSETGDRLLQKCSGPGGPNGQVNSSRYKTELCRPFEENGACKYGDKCQFAHGIHELRSLSRHPKYKTELCRTFHTIGFCPYGPRCHFIHNAEERRGPPPTPSPLSSSNKMERPRLQHSYSFAGFPSSGGLRDSPTSVTPPPIFTPDELPEWPSCNPFTYSSQELANFFSPSLGNTPLSCSDPSTHAPSSPTTPYYFRAMSESPQLYESPSSQPDSLSDQEGYQSSSSGSLSGSESPVLDTTRRLPIFSRLSISDD, encoded by the exons ATGACCACAGCCGTGGTGTCGCCTTTCTTCGACTTTAGCGAAGTGATCAGCAACAAG AACAAAATGCTGAACTACAATAATAACATCCTCAGTACTCCACACCCTGTCTCGGTCCCTTGCACGGGGCCAAGTCTGCCCATCTCCAACCCCACTGGGTGCCTGCTGGACAGGAAGGCTGTGGGGACACCCGCAACTTGTGGGGTTTACCAGCGCCGGCACTCTGTCACTTCAGGAAGCACCAAACTCAACCAAAACCAGTTCTTGAACATTGCCAAGGCAGATCCATCCCTGCTCGGCTCAGGGATGGGAACCACCGGCAGCAGCAACAAAGAGAACCGACTTCGAGACCGCTCTTTCTCGGAGACGGGGGATCGGCTGCTACAGAAGTGTTCGGGCCCTGGAGGCCCCAACGGCCAGGTCAACTCGAGCCGCTACAAGACAGAGTTATGCAGGCCATTCGAGGAGAACGGCGCCTGCAAGTATGGTGACAAGTGCCAGTTTGCCCATGGCATTCATGAGTTGCGCAGCCTAAGCCGCCATCCTAAGTACAAGACAGAGCTCTGCCGCACATTCCACACCATTGGCTTCTGCCCCTACGGCCCACGCTGCCACTTCATCCACAATGCGGAAGAGCGCCGTGGACCTCCTCCAACCCCGTCCCCCCTTTCATCCTCCAATAAGATGGAGAGGCCGCGGCTGCAACACAGCTACAGCTTTGCGGGCTTCCCCAGCTCTGGAGGCTTGAGGGACAGCCCCACCTCGGTCACCCCTCCACCTATATTTACCCCAGACGAACTGCCTGAGTGGCCTAGCTGCAACCCCTTTACATATTCCAGCCAGGAGCTGGCCAACTTCTTCAGCCCTAGCCTGGGCAACACACCTTTATCCTGCTCCGACCCTTCCACCCATGCCCCATCTTCCCCAACGACCCCTTACTACTTCAGGGCCATGTCCGAGTCTCCCCAACTCTACGAGTCTCCATCCAGTCAGCCAGACTCGCTTTCTGACCAAGAGGGCTACCAGAGCAGCTCAAGCGGAAGTCTGAGCGGCTCCGAATCTCCCGTCCTCGACACCACCCGCCGACTGCCCATCTTCAGCAGGCTTTCCATCTCTGATGACTAA